In Afipia carboxidovorans OM5, the sequence GCCGCGTTTCTGGATCACCCAGGCGAGCGCGACCTGCGCGCGCGGCACGCCGCGTGCCTTGGCGATGCGCGCGACTTCCGCGACGATCTGTTTGTCGGCGTCGACGGCCTGCGTGTAGAGCGTGCGACCGAACACGTCGCTCTTGGTGCGTTCGCTGACGTCGTCCCACTCGCGGGTCAGGCGGCCGCGCGCAAGCGGGCTCCACGGCACCACGGCGATGCCCTGATCGAGGCACAGCGGCAGCATCTCGCGCTCCTCCTCGCGATAGAGAAGATTGAGATGGTCCTGCATGCTGACGAATTCGCTCCAGCCATGCAGGCGCGAGGTGTAGAGCGCCTTGGCGAACTGCCATGCGTGCATCGACGACGCGCCGATATAGCGCACCTTGCCGGCGCGAACGATGTCGTTCAGCGCCTCCAGCGTCTCCTCGATCGGCGTGTCGTAGTCCCATCGGTGGATCTGGTAGAGGTCGATGTAATCGGTGCCGAGTCGGCGCAGGCTGTTGTTGACCTCGGTGAAAATCGCCTTGCGGGAAAGGCCGGCGCCGTTGGGCTCGTCGCGCATCCGCAGGCAGACCTTGCTGGTGATGATGACCTCGTCGCGGCGGGCGAAATCCTTCACCGCGCGGCCGATGATTTCTTCCGAGGTGCCGTCGGAATAGGTGTTGGCGGTGTCGAGCACGTTGATGCCGAGTTCGAGCGCCTGCTTGATGAGCGGCCGGCTCGCGTCCTCCGGCATGGTCCAGGGGTGCTGGCCGCGATCCGGCGTGCCGTAGGTCATGCAGCCGAGCCACAGGCGCGACACCTTCAGACCGGTTTTGCCGAACTTGACGTATTCCATGGACAGCCTCGTACTTCGTCTATGTCAGAAAGGGAGAATGCGGCGGTCGCCGCGGCCGCATTAAAGCATAGGGATGCGACAAGCGGCGCTCAAAATCTTGCGTGCCGACAGCCACGGAAAAAGTGATCTTTCGCAAAGCGCGCTCGTTCACTGAACGAGATCAAGCCATTCCGGGGCCGACCGTTGCGCGCCGCGCAATGCTGTCGGCGGTAGTATCTTAACGGACGATTTTACATTTTATGCCATGTCTGAACCGTGGGTTTGGCGGCCATTTGCCGGCAATGGGCTGAGGCGGCGTTCTTCCGAGCGCCTTTCGTTTCCGAAGCTGCGAAGGCTTTGCCTTCCGCCATTGCTGCAAGCGGCCTGCGCACAACCTGCACGGAATTTGAAGTGAGCGGATTGTTGTCCGCAAAGCATGCGTCGTTGTCGCAAAGGAGCGGCTACAGGTTTCAGTTTTGTGTTCGCTTATACTTGAAGGGACGGATATGCTGGGCTGGGTCAAGAAATTCAACATTTTCGCTTGGATCAAGCACGTCGGGTTGTCCTGGAAGGCGCAGATCGGACCAGGCTTGATGGTTGTCGCCATCGTCGGGATCGGCATG encodes:
- a CDS encoding aldo/keto reductase; the encoded protein is MEYVKFGKTGLKVSRLWLGCMTYGTPDRGQHPWTMPEDASRPLIKQALELGINVLDTANTYSDGTSEEIIGRAVKDFARRDEVIITSKVCLRMRDEPNGAGLSRKAIFTEVNNSLRRLGTDYIDLYQIHRWDYDTPIEETLEALNDIVRAGKVRYIGASSMHAWQFAKALYTSRLHGWSEFVSMQDHLNLLYREEEREMLPLCLDQGIAVVPWSPLARGRLTREWDDVSERTKSDVFGRTLYTQAVDADKQIVAEVARIAKARGVPRAQVALAWVIQKRGVTAPIIGASKPQHLTDAVAALSLNLTDEEIKALEAPYIPHRVSGHQ